GACGTCGTACTCGTCGGAGATCTCGCCGACGATCTCCTCGAGCACGTCCTCGATGGTGACGAGGCCGGCGATGCCGCCGTATTCGTCCACGAGCAGCGCCATGTGGTTGCGCTTGGTCTGCATGTCGGCCAGCACGTCGTCGAGCGGCGCGGAGTCAGGGACGAACTCGGCGTCGCGCATCACGTCCGACACCGTGAAGCCGGCGAGTGGGATCTTCGGCAGGATCCTTCCGACGAGGTCCTTGAGGTAGACGACGCCGACGATGTCATCGGGGTTCTCGCCGATCACCGGGATCCGCGAGTGCCCGGACCGGACGGCCAGACTCATCGCCTGCGTCGCCGACTTGTCGTTCTCGATCCAGATCATCTCGGTGCGCGGGACCATCACCTCGCGGGCGTTGGTGTCGCCGAACTCGAACACCGACTGGATCATGCGGCGCTCGTCGTCGTCGACCACACCGCGCTCCTGCGCCAGGTCGACGACTTCGCGCACCTCGACTTCGGTCGCGAACGGGCCGTTGCGGTAGCCCTTGCCCGGCGTCAGTCCGTTACCGATGAGGATCAGTAGTCGAGTGACCGGGCGCAGCAGCACGCCTATCGCGGTCAGCACAGGTGCGGCGATCAATGCGATCGAGTACGCGTGCTGTCGACCGAGCGTGCGCGGGCCGACGCCGACCGCGATGTACGACACGAGGGTCATCACCACGATCGTCACCGCCAGACCCCACCCGACGCCGATGCCGTCGACGGCGATCACGGCCACCAGGCCGGTGGCGGCCGTCTCACACACCACACGCATCAGGACC
This genomic window from Gordonia sp. PDNC005 contains:
- a CDS encoding hemolysin family protein, with the protein product MTRDIVFIGAAVALTVLAGLFAAVDTAVQTVSTARVDDMLKDQRAGAKRLRSILDQRGTYVGLAVLMRVVCETAATGLVAVIAVDGIGVGWGLAVTIVVMTLVSYIAVGVGPRTLGRQHAYSIALIAAPVLTAIGVLLRPVTRLLILIGNGLTPGKGYRNGPFATEVEVREVVDLAQERGVVDDDERRMIQSVFEFGDTNAREVMVPRTEMIWIENDKSATQAMSLAVRSGHSRIPVIGENPDDIVGVVYLKDLVGRILPKIPLAGFTVSDVMRDAEFVPDSAPLDDVLADMQTKRNHMALLVDEYGGIAGLVTIEDVLEEIVGEISDEYDVDEVAPIQKLGEDRYRVSARLPVEDLGELFGIEIDDDEVETVGGLLALRLGRVPLPGAKVKSHGLKMTAEGGPNRLGRQRVTTVVVRRAKKRDDGADRDDWSDDESADTHQGATLPETHTDPIGESA